TTTTTTTGGGTCTAGAGAAGATACTTTCATATAACTTCTTTCCGTTCCTTCAAAAGGTTCGAAAAATCGAAGTTCGGTCTGCATTTCCAAAGCATCAACGTTGATCATTTTGATCTCTTGTTCGCCTACACCAACATCTTTTACTTGGCTTTCCCAACGGGAAATGAACCCAACTGTACCATCTTGGCCCGTAAAAATTTTTTTCATTTCGGGATCACGTTTTGCCCAGACACTATATTGGTCTTGGTTTTTTAATAAGCGAATGAATGCAAATACATCACTTGCTGATTTTGAGATATCAATAGACCTCTCCACTTGGTAGGTGGAAGGTAAAAATATTGCCAATACAAGTGGGACCGCGATGATTCCAATGATTCCAATCGAGATTTTTTTGCCTAGATTCATAACTCGTAAATTTGATTCAAAAAATCTCTTTAGTCAATTGATTTAACCACGAGGACGTAAATTCCAACTAAAAATCAGTAGGAAAATAGCAATTAGGGTTGAGACCAAAATCGCTCCAAGTGCAACATCCCAGGAATAATTTGTTGATAAAACAGCAATTCCTTTGCCTTGTGCTGTTCGTCCAAGTGATCCAAATAAACCAATAAACCCGGCAGCTGTCCCCACTGCTTTTTTCGAAGTAAAATCCATACCGGCAACACCTAACAACATAACTGGTGGATAAATAAATAATCCAATTAAACCAAACATTAGGTAGTCGAACCAAATATTACCAGGAGGATTTAATAAAATACCCAAAAAGGCGAAGAAGATTGGTATGATGCAGAATAAACTCACCATCCCCCGCCTTCCATCAAAACGATCAGATACCCATCCCATTAGAATTGTGGAACCAATTCCTCCAAACTCTAAAATGAATGTGGAATACCCACCTCCAAGTAGATCGGCACCTTTCGTTTCTTTTAAATAAGTTGGACCCCAATCAATTAAACTATAACGTATTATATAAACAAAAAAGTTAATAATAGCAAACAACCAAATATATTTATTCAATAGTACTTGTTCGAAAATCAGCTGTTTGGTGGTAAGTTCTTTTTCATGATCTTCTTTTTCTTCTGGTGGATAATCATTTCGATACACTTCGATAGGTGGAAGACCTTCGGATTGAGGAGTATCAACAAGTCGGAGGTAAATATAAAAACTTCCGATAAGTGCGATGATTCCTGGAACAAAAAATGCGTATTGCCAACCAAACTTTGCTGCAGAATGGGATGCAATCACTCCAACAATTCCGCCTCCAATATTATGTGCAATATTCCAAAATGCAAACGTAGTCCCTCTTTCACGGACAGAATACCAATGTCCTAAAGAACGTCCGCAGGGAGGCCAACCCATTCCTTGTACAATACCATTTGCACCCCATAAAAAAAGATGGATCCAATAATGATTCGCAAATCCAAAAGAAAAATTTAAAATGGCTGTTAGAAATAGTCCTACTGCCATAAATTTTCTAGGATTGGACCTATCGGACAATGCTCCCATAAAAAATTTTCCAATCCCATAGGTGATAGCAGTCACAGCTAAAATGTCACCTAAGTCTGATTTGGTATAAGACAAAGCTTCTCCTATCTCTTTTGATACTGGAGAAAAATTGTTTCGCGTAAGGTAGTAAACCGTATAACCAACGAAAGTTGATTCTAAGACTTGGAAACGCAATTTTGGATAATGAGATTTGATCTCTTCATCTGATTTTTGTGGAATGGCTGGTGCAGGTGCAAACCACTGCCGAAGGGACTTGTACATAAACTTGGAAATTGATGTCTAATCAATAGGAGTCAAGTGTATTCTCATGAACAAAGATATAAGAAATGGTTTTATTGACACAATAGGAAATACACCTCTCATCCGAATTCGATCTTTAAGTGAAGAAACCGGATGTGAAATCCTTGGCAAAGCGGAATTCTTAAACCCAGGCGGATCAGTAAAGGACCGTGCTGCCTTGTACATCATCCAAGATGCTGAAAAAAAAGGCCTTCTCAAAAAAGGGGGAACCGTTGTCGAAGGCACTGCCGGGAATACTGGGATAGGATTGACTCATATATGTAATGCGAAAGGATATAAATCGATCATCGTCATTCCTGAAACCCAATCCAAAGAAAAAATAGAAATGCTACGAACGTTAGGTGCAGAAGTTATACTTGTCCCTGCAGTTCCTTATGCGGATCCAGGAAATTATGTTAGAGTTTCAGAACAAATTGCAAAAGAAACAGCAAATTCTCTTTGGGCCAATCAATTTGATAACCTTGCTAACAGGGATGCACATTTTGAAACCACTGGTCCAGAAATATGGAACCAAACCCAAGGTAAAATTGATGTTTGGACAACTTCCATCGGTACTGGTGGAACTTATGCAGGTACGGCAATGTTTTTAAAATCAAAAAATCCTAATACCAAATGTATTGTGGCAGATCCTTATGGATCAGGAATTTATTCTTATGTAAAAACGGGAAGTATCACCATCGAAGGATCTTCCATAACAGAAGGAATTGGGCAAGGCCGAATCACAAAAAACATGGAAGGAATGCCAGCTGATGATGCGATTCGAATTCATGATAAAGAAGCATTGGCAATCTTACAGAAAGTTTTAAAAGAAGATGGTTTGTTTATGGGTGGAAGTGTTGGCATTAATTTGGCAGCTGCCTACCAAATTGCGAAACAAATTGGTCCTGGCCATACAATCGTTACTGTGTTATGTGATACGGGAACCAAGTACCAATCAAAAATTTACAATGCGGATTTTTTAAAATCCAAAGGATTATGAGATTGGAATGAATTCAATTTCTATAAAGGTGATTATTTTTATCGTCCAACATTCATAAGACTAGTAAAAAGCTCGCAAGCAGTTGTTGAGCCCAATTCACAAGCGTCATTCAACTCACCTAAAGCTTTTGTTATTTCATCTACTTGTTTTGTTTTTAAGCGTAAATTCGCAATCCCTTCCAATTCTTTGGCTTTTTTCAATTGGTCATTTATGTTTGCAAATTTCCATTGTGAATTTCTTTTTTCATATACCAAGCTATCTAAAAACATTTTTACATCTTTTTGGATCATTGGATAAACCGATTCATAACAAGTGATGATGATGATAAAACCAAAATCCTCATCTGTAGATGTGATATAATGTTGGATGATTGTATCTTCTTTATCTTTAAATGTTCCAACCATCCCGATAAATTTATAAACTTCCTTTTCTTTTGTATCGTTTAATTTCTGAAGGTTATAATATTCACGGATATTAGTAATCATTGTATATTTTTTAGATTCCAAATGATGGAGAATGGGATCCAAATATTGTTTGTTGTCTGATGATTTAAATAAAATGACAAGTGCAGGAATGATTTCTCGTCCCGACTCTTCAACCAATCCATTCGTTCTAAAATGATCAAGTTTTGTAGTTTGACCATTGGATCGGCGATTGGTCAAATACCAATTAGGTGGCAATTGGAACAAAATACAATGGGAACCCAAACAAGTTTTCCACTTTTCCGTTTCTGCCTTAAGTGGCGAAATGATAATGATGCAACAAAATAAAACGGATAAGAAAATTTTCGGATTTTTCATCCAATTAATTCCTTTCTATCTTTAAAAAAATCAAGTGCATTTGGATTTGCGAGTGCATTTTTATTTTTAACTTCGAGACCAGCTACTGTTTGTTTGACGGCGATTTCTACTTTTTTACCATTAACAGTATAAGGAATTTCTGGAACTGAAAGAACTATCGAAGGAACATGTCTTGGTGATGTTTCGAGTTTAATTTGTTCTTTGATTTTTCGAATCAATGGTTCTTCCAAAATCTTTCCATCTGCTAAAACAACAAACAAAACTACTCTTACATCATCTTTGTAATCTTGACCAATGATCACCGAATCTTTGATTTCAGGAATTTTAGAAATTACAGAATATATGTCTGCTGTTCCAATGCGTACACCACCTGGATTAAGTGTTGCATCAGACCTACCATAGATAATCACTCCATCCTCATTTGTAATAGATGCAAAGTCACCATGGCACCATATATTGTCATAGGTTTCAAAATAAGCAGATTTATACTTTACCCCTGATTCATCGTTCCAAAAATACAATGGCATGGATGGAAAAGGTGTTGGGCATACCAATTCTCCTTTTTCACCAACAACAGATTTTCCCATATCGTCAAATACTTGCACGTCCATTCCTAATCCTTTGCATTGAATTTGACCAGCAAACACGGATAAGCTGGGGTTTCCCAGTGCAAAACATCCATTAAGATCGGTTCCACCGGATATGGAAGACAACTGAACATCTTTTTTTATATTTTCATACACATATAAGAATCCTGAGGCTGGCAAAGGAGAACCTGTTGAAAGGATTACTTTGAGTTCGGGAAGTGAAAATTTTGATTTAACTGATATGTTTTCTTCTTCTAACACCGAAAGATACTTCGCACTTGTTCCAAAAATGTGAATGGATTCTTTTTCCGCCATATCCCAAAGATTTTCCCAATTTGGAAAAAATGGATTTCCATCAAACTGAAATAAAGTGGCGCCAAGAGCAAGGACCGATTGGGACCAATTCCACATCATCCATCCACAAGTTGTATAATAAAAAAATCGATCTCCTTCCTTGAGATTACAATGTAAGGATAATTCCTTTGTATGATTTAATAAAACTCCTCCACCTTGAACAATACATTTTGGTAATCCAGTTGTACCTGAAGAAAACATGATGTAAACCGGATCCGAAAAACCAATTGGGATATATTCCAAATTGGTTTCCTTGGCTGCTTCTATTTCTGAATAACGGATTGGATTGACGATTTTTCCAAACTCATGGATTGGTTCTATGAATTCATAAACAATACTTTGTTTGAGTTCTGAATTAGGGGAAGAGAAAAGAGTTTGGGTCACTTCTTCCAATTTATCTATGATCGAAATTTTTTTACCTTTGAATAAATAAGATTCTACTGAAATCACTACTTTGGGAAGGATTTGTTCAAATCGATCTAATATCCCTTTTACTCCAAAATCTGGTGATGCACTTGACCATATAGCACCTAACGATGTGGTTGCCAACATTCCAATGGTTGAGATAGGGGCATTTGGAACAATCCCAACAATTCGATCCCCTTTTTTGACACCCAAAGATTTTAAATGTTTTTGTAAACGAATGACTTCCCGTTTTAGGTCAAAATAGGTTAACCTTTGTACGTTCCCATTTTCACCATAAAATACAATTGCATCTTTGTTAGGTTTTCCTTTCTCTAATAAATTTTCTGCAAAATTATATGTAAGATCCGGGAACCATTTACTTTCCGAAAAATGTGAACCTCGTTTTAATGTTTGGGATGGTTTGTTTTTTAGAATGAAACCCGAAAAGAATAACCACTCTTTCCAAAAAACTTCATGTTCTTCGATTGAGAATTTATGAAATGAAACATAATCTGGAAAGGATTTTCCTAATTTAGTTTCTAAATGATTTTGAAAACGAGTTAAATTGTTATCGAAATTGACGGGAGTCCATAAAGCATTTTGTGCCATCTTGAGAACAGATCTTCGCGAATTTACATATAATGGCAAGTATGTTACAGAAATGAGTAGTAGAAAAAAATATTCCAGAAATTGTAGGGAAAATGCTATTCAATTCGATTGATTATTTCTACTTTTTTATCACTTGTTATATCACTTATTGGATTTCACCATCTCGTTTTCGTAAATATATCCTAATTTTATTTTCCTTAATATTTTACGGCTATTGGAGTGGTTCTTTTTTAATACATTTCGTACTCTTTATCGTTATCACTCACCTTTGTGTAATCGGTATCTTAAAAACCAAAAAGAAAATATTTTTAATTTTTGGTGTCTTAATCAATTTAATCAATTTATGTTTTTTTAAGTACATACTTACCTACTTAAAATATCTCATGTCTGAAGGGGAACTTACCATCCCATTCTTTCAATCGTTATCTGAATTTGTATTACCTTTAGCGATCAGTTTTTATACCTTCCAAATGATTGCTTATTTAGTAGATGCATGGAGAGGAAAATTTACAGAATCTCCTTTCCTAAATTTTCTACTTTTTATTTTATTTTTCCCACAACTCATCGCAGGTCCAATCATGCGACACGATGATTTTTACGACCAAATAGATCATGCCAAGTTATCATTAGATTATGTACAACGAGGAATTTTACACATTCTATCGGGTCTTATAAAAAAAGTTCTCATCGCAGACCAATTAGCAAAATTGATCAATCCTGTTTATGCTAATCCAAGCGAATACGATGGAATTTCCATCATACTCTCCACATTTGCATTTTCATTCCAAGTGTATGGAGATTTTTCCGGTTACACGGATTTGGCTAGAGGATCCGCCTTTTTATTAGGATATGAAATCCCGGAAAATTTTCGATCTCCATTTTTGTCTGTTAGTTTTGCAGAACTTTGGGGTCGATGGCATTATACATTATCAACTTGGATTAGAGACTACCTTTATATCCCACTTGGAGGGAATCGTGTATCCGAAGTTAGATATAATATCAACACTGTAATTGTGATGTCACTTTCAGGTTTGTGGCATGGTAATACTTATACATTTTTTCTATGGGGGTTTTTCCACGGTATTTTTTTGACAATTGAAAGATCTTTTTTTGGAAAACCTAATCGAAGTTCCATGACACTCCTCAAAAAAATTTTTGCAGTGATTTGGGTTTTCACAATTTTCTCATTCCTTGCAACTTTTTTTAGAATTGATACCTTGGAAAAAATCGTATCATTTTGGACATCCAGTATCAACTTACAAGGTAAAATCATTTATAAACCAGATTTTTGGGGACTCATCATCGGAAGTTATGCCATTCAAATGATTGAATACAAAAATTATTTCCAAGACAAATTAAAACCATATATACAATGGTTAATTCCTATTTTTGCAATTTTAATGTATTATGCTCTGGTTAAAATTGAAGCGGCAACTGAAACATTTATCTATTTTCAATTCTGAGAAATAACATGACTCCAAAAAAAGTTTATTTTTATCCACTGCTACTAGTTCTTTTCATTTTTGTTATAGATAAGATTGCATGTATTCCCAAATTTCGGGAGGCTGCTCGAAGGCCTTATAAGTCGGGACAAAATATACTGATTGGGTTTCCGAAAGTTTGGGAAGAAACAAAACAATTACAATCCGAGAATCAAAACGTTGTTGTTGTGACGGGATCTTCCAGATCTGATATTTTTCACGAATGGGAATCTATCCCTGTAAATAAAAACACTTATTCAAAACCAATTTATTTCGAAACAAGACTGGCTCTTAAAGCATCTGAATACTTTTTGTATTACCTATTGTTAAAATCCATGATTGATTCTGGTTTTAAACCAAATCTTATGTTCATTGAATTTTCAGAAGAAATGTTGAACGAAAACAATGTTTATTCTTATAAAACCAAGTGGAAAGAATTAATGTTACCGGAAGATGTTCTAATGGATATTTATCCTGTCTTCAATAACAAATATAAGTTTGAAATACTGAGTCGTTTATTATTTGTTTCCTATAATTATCATATAAGACCAATCCAAGGGATTACAAATTTAATCAAAGGGGAAAATGCTAATGATGACACTTATTTTATAGCTCTTTCCTCTTACTTAAACAAAAAAAGACCATTTAATCCCAATAATGTGGGAATCCAAATCGATCAATTTACGCCTCAAGAATATGAAGATAGAATTGTAAAATATAGCAAGGGACAAGAAGAACTTTTACTCAGTCAATTTATTCTTTCTGATACAGAAGTTGGATTTTTAAAAAGAATCATTGATTTAGCTGAAAAAAATAATATCCCTACTGTCATTTGGGAACCACAAGTTCATCCTTATTACCAGGAAAAAAGAAAACAAATTACTGGTGGAAACCTCTTTGAGACAATTTCTCAAAACATAATCGATCCAAATTCTAAAAACATTCGTAAAATTTCATTGAACCATGGGAATACAAAATGTAAAATTTATACTGATTCTAGCCATGTTTCACCACTTTGTGTCCCCGAAATCGTAGATAAATTATTGCAAACTGCGAAGGACATTCCAAACTTTCAATAATACTATGAAACTCAAAAGAAAACATAAAAAGGTGATCAACCAAAGTTTCCTTTTTTGTTTTCTTTTTTTATTTTCTGTCAATTTTATGTACCAGCGGATTGCAGACAATGAAGTCAATTGTGGTGCATTAGGTTCTCCTGAAAGCGGCTGTCCTTATGCGTTTTTAGACCACACCTTAGGAAACGATCTTGGTCATGAACTGGGAGAAGAGGGAGAACATTCCGATCATGTTTGTATTTCTTGCCCGTGTAATTCGATTGTTTCCGTAACATGGAATCTATTTTTATCCCACATTTTAATCAATTTGCACAAAGTATATTTTGTACCAACTGAAGTTCAAATACCAAAATTTGCATCATCTACATTTCTTTTTCGACCACCCAGACATCACCTAACTTAGTTCTTTCGCAATTTATTTTTTTGCGTAAAATACGTGGGGGGTACCATGTTTATATTTTTATTGATTAAAAAATCTTATCCTTATTGGATTCGATTACTTTTGTTTATTACATTTATCCATTTTTCAGAATTAAAATCTCAAGAATATTTGGACAAATCATGCAAAAACATAGACTCAATACTTGAATTGAGTTCGTGCATTGTTGTAAGTCATCCTGACTTTCGCCTGGAGGAAATCAAACTTAAGGAAATTTCAGGAAGGAAAAAAATAGCTTCTTATTATTTTCCTTCAAACCCAACCTTCTCTGGTTATGTAGCTAGTCGGAAGGGAGATACAAGTTCGCCTATACTAGGTTCTTCCCCTTCAACTGCCAATAATTTTCAAGTGATGGTAAATCAAGAGATATTTACAAATGGAAAAAGGGAGATCGCAATCCAAATTGCAGATGAAGAATTCAGATCTCAAGTATATAGAGTTGAAACAGTCAAACGTTTGTTAGAATTTGAAGCACTAAAAAAACTCACACGTTTTCGTTACCTTTTTCTGGAAAAAGAAAATAGTCTCAATAGTTTAAACTTAGTTAAGGAATTAAAAAATGTTTCGAAGGCAAGAATCAATGAAGGGCTCTCTCCAGGGATTGATGAATCTTTATCCGACTCAGAAGAAATCCGAATTTTTAAAATCTGGAACCAGACACATCGATTATACGAGAATGCGAAATCGGAATTAGAAGTTTTAACAGGATTTCCTATCGAAATCAATCAATTCAATGTATACCATTGGAAACTTCCGAATGATTTGCCAATTGAAAAATCTGAATTGATAAAAATAGCTTATTTGTATCGCCCAGAAATTTTCCTAACGGAAAAAGAAATTGAATTAGCCCTTCTAAGGCACAATGAAGTTAAAAAACAAAAAATCCCGAATGTAAGTTTAGGTGCTTTTGCTCAAAACGATGGATTCAATGAACGAGTTGTAGGTGGAATGTTCACTTTACCGCTGACCATTTGGAGAGACTATGAAGGAGAATCCATCATCAGTTCTTCCAAAATTGATAGTTCAAAAGAGGTGAAAGAATCTGTATCTAGAAATATAAAACAGGAAGTTTTATTTGCACTCACAAATTATTTAACACTTGTAGAAGAAATTAAACTTTATGATGAAAACAAATTAGAGAGAGCAGAATCTGATCTTAAAAACCTTCAAGATGCCATCCGCTTTGGAAAAATCAAAATCATAGATGCAATCAACCAACAACGAATCCTCTTACAAACCAAATTAAACTATCTAAACACTAAATCAGAATTTGAAGTTTCTCAAATAGAATTGATAAGAGTTCTTGGTTTGCCGACAAAATCATTGGATGTTCAAAAATGAAAAAATATATTCAACTTACCTTCATTTCTATCATATTCATTTTCGTAACAGTTTATTTTTGGCAATCGCGCCTTAAACATTCTAGCCAAAATAACACTATCGAAAATACAAATTCGCTACATTTATCAAAAGAACAAAAAGAAGCAATATTAATCGAATCGGAAACTGCGCTTAAGAAATTAATCCATACAAAGATTGAACTCACTGGTGAAACAGAAGCAGTGCCAGATGACATCATGGATGTACCAGCAAGAATATCAGGAAGGATCACAGCTGTATACTTTGTAGAAGGTGATGTAATCAAAAAAGGCCAAAAACTTGTTATCATCGATTCACCAGAATTAGCAAAACTAAGATCGAACTATTTGGTTGCGAAATCAAAATATAATGCTGCAGAACAAAACCTAAACAGAATTAGCTCACTTGTCAAAATGAACTTGGCCGCAAAACAAGAACAAATTGATGCGGAGGCAAATTTAAAAATCTTTGATTCTGAAAAAAATTCAGCAGAAGAAAATTTGCGAGCGAATGGTTTACCCATTGATTCTAGTTCTACTGGTCAATATGTTGTTTATTCACCGCGGTCAGGTTTAGCATTATCTCGGAATGCAATTCCAGGTTCCATTGTTTCCGGAAACCAAATTCTTACAACAGTTGCCAATCTTTCCAATTTATGGTTCCAAGCAAAAATTTATGAAAGTGATTTAAAGTATTTAACTGAAGGGATATCGGCCAAGGTAATATTAAACGCATATCCTGATCTTATTTTTTCTGGAACACTCGAACATATTGGGGAGAAAGTTGATCCGGAATCGCGAACAGTCCATGCGAGAGTTGTATTTAAAAATCAAAACAAAAAAGCAAAAATTGGTTTATTCGGTAAAACAATATTAAGTGTCAACGAAAGGAGTGGAATCACAATTCCAAATTTAGCAATTCAGTCTTACCAAGATGAAAAATACGTTTTTATAGAAACCTCTACTTCAACATACCAATGGTTACCTGTGACAATAGGGTCTGCCAGTGAAGAAAGAACAGAAATTACAACTGGCCTAAACGAAGGAGACAAAGTAGTCACAAAAGGTGCGTTTGAATTAAAAGCCATTTTATTCAAAGAAACTTTTGGTGGAGAATGATATGGAATTTTTGACTAAAATAGTATCCTTCTCACTTCAAAACCGATTACTAATCATCATCTTCACTTCACTTCTCGTATTTGGTGGTTTTTATTCACTAAAACATTTGAAAGTTGATGCTGTTCCAGACATTACTAATGTCCAGGTTCAAATCATTACTACATCCCCTTCTCTTTCTACACTTGAAATAGAACAATACATCACGTTACCAGTGGAACGGGCCATTACTGGAATCCCAAATTTAACAGAAGTTAGATCAGTCTCTAGATACGGTTTTTCATTGGTCACTGCAGTTTTTGCCGAAGGAACGGACCTGTGGAAAAGTAGACAACTTGTGAGCGAAAAACTAACAGAAGCTTCTGAAAATATTCCTTCCATTTACGGAAAACCAGTCATAGGTCCGATCACAACAGGGTTGGGTGAAGTTTTTCAATTTACCATTGAAAGTGAATTTCATAACCAAATGGAACTCACTACTTACTTAAATTGGTACATCAATCCCACTCTCAAAACCGTTCCTGGGATAGTAGAAGTTAATAGTTTTGGAGGAAAAACAAAACAATTCCAAGTAATCGTTGATTCTTTAAAAGCAGCATCACTTGGAATTTCATTCAATGAAATTGTCAATGCAGTTCAATCCAATAATCTTTCAACTGGCAGCGGTTATATTGAAAAATCAAAGGAACAACTCATTGTAGGAAGCGATGGCCTTTTAAAAACAATCGTTGATTTTGAAAAAATTCAAATTGGAAAAATGAAAGATGGTTTCCCAATTTATTTAAGTGCTGTTGCGAAAATTTCGGAAGGAGCAAGATTAAGAAAAGGAGCAGCCACTGCTTCTGGAAAATCTGAAGTTGTTGGTGCAGTAACATTGATGTTACTTGGAGAAAATTCTCTAGAAGTCACAAAGTCAGTAAAAGATAAAATCACTCAAATCGAAAAAACACTACCGACAGGTATGAAAATCAAACCGTATTATGATCGTTCCATAATGGTATCAAATACATTAAAAACAATTGTATGGAATCTTTCAGAAGGAGCGATCCTCGTAATTATAATTTTATTTTTGATGATAGGTGATTTTCGTTCTGGTCTAGTCATTGCATCGGTGATACCTCTAGCTATGTTGATTGCGATTTCATTGATGTTTATTAGAGATTTACCGGCCAATCTGATGTCGATGGGAGCAATTGATTTTGGTTTGATCGTTGATGGAGCCGTGATTCTCATTGAAAATTCTCATCGAAGACTAGGGCTAAAAGTTAAAGAGTTAAAAAGGTCGCTCACCACTACAGAAAAAAAAGAAACAATACTAGATGCGACCATTGAGGTTAGAAAAGCAACGATTTATGGAGAAATTATTATAGGAATCGTTTACATTCCTATCCTTACTTTAAGTGGGACAGAAGGTAAAATGTTTATACCCATGGCAACGACTGTTCTATTTGCCTTAATTGGATCTTTTGTCCTTACACTTACAATCATTCCAGTACTTGCTTCTTTCTTTTTGCATGCAGATACAAAACAAGAATCAAAAACTATATTCTTTCAAAAAATACAAAACTGGTACATCCCAAAACTAAATTATAGTTTTAAAAAACCAAATAATATTATGTATTCAACGATTGGGATATTTATTATTTCTATTATTCTGTTTTTTAGATTAGGTGGAGAATTTTTACCAAAACTTGATGAAGGAA
The sequence above is a segment of the Leptospira sp. WS39.C2 genome. Coding sequences within it:
- a CDS encoding efflux RND transporter periplasmic adaptor subunit encodes the protein MKKYIQLTFISIIFIFVTVYFWQSRLKHSSQNNTIENTNSLHLSKEQKEAILIESETALKKLIHTKIELTGETEAVPDDIMDVPARISGRITAVYFVEGDVIKKGQKLVIIDSPELAKLRSNYLVAKSKYNAAEQNLNRISSLVKMNLAAKQEQIDAEANLKIFDSEKNSAEENLRANGLPIDSSSTGQYVVYSPRSGLALSRNAIPGSIVSGNQILTTVANLSNLWFQAKIYESDLKYLTEGISAKVILNAYPDLIFSGTLEHIGEKVDPESRTVHARVVFKNQNKKAKIGLFGKTILSVNERSGITIPNLAIQSYQDEKYVFIETSTSTYQWLPVTIGSASEERTEITTGLNEGDKVVTKGAFELKAILFKETFGGE
- a CDS encoding efflux RND transporter permease subunit — its product is MEFLTKIVSFSLQNRLLIIIFTSLLVFGGFYSLKHLKVDAVPDITNVQVQIITTSPSLSTLEIEQYITLPVERAITGIPNLTEVRSVSRYGFSLVTAVFAEGTDLWKSRQLVSEKLTEASENIPSIYGKPVIGPITTGLGEVFQFTIESEFHNQMELTTYLNWYINPTLKTVPGIVEVNSFGGKTKQFQVIVDSLKAASLGISFNEIVNAVQSNNLSTGSGYIEKSKEQLIVGSDGLLKTIVDFEKIQIGKMKDGFPIYLSAVAKISEGARLRKGAATASGKSEVVGAVTLMLLGENSLEVTKSVKDKITQIEKTLPTGMKIKPYYDRSIMVSNTLKTIVWNLSEGAILVIIILFLMIGDFRSGLVIASVIPLAMLIAISLMFIRDLPANLMSMGAIDFGLIVDGAVILIENSHRRLGLKVKELKRSLTTTEKKETILDATIEVRKATIYGEIIIGIVYIPILTLSGTEGKMFIPMATTVLFALIGSFVLTLTIIPVLASFFLHADTKQESKTIFFQKIQNWYIPKLNYSFKKPNNIMYSTIGIFIISIILFFRLGGEFLPKLDEGNLLIEISRYPSTTLTESLNSSTKIESAILKEIPEITEIVSRTGSPELAIEPMGVEKTDMYLDMKPRSEWKHSKAEIEKKLENIIQRVSPQVAYGLSQPIEMRNNEIMAGIRADVGIKVFGDDLVQLKLIAEEISSKIKHIEGVVDLRIEQLYGLEYFRIKPNREKLARYNLNILDINRITESFSSGVPAGVVYEGMKRFDIVIKTDINSDPERIKNIPISVGQNQFAPFHELVDMKIEDGPVQIYHQNQNRYALVQFNIRGSDMVTTVGKVKDTLLDKMKFPAGYYFTLGGEFEKFESATNTLFVVVPITLLIIFLLLYFAFHEIYAAFIIFLNVPFAITGGILALYIRDLPFSISAGVGFIALFGIAVLNGLVLISFIKTLEGSGKTLEEAIKEATISRLRPVLTTALLASIGFIPMAISTSPGAEVQRPLATVVIGGLITASGLTLFVLPIVYLKLFAKKSFILSKEA